From the genome of Lotus japonicus ecotype B-129 chromosome 6, LjGifu_v1.2, one region includes:
- the LOC130726377 gene encoding peroxidase 4-like, with protein sequence MAQSPSHSASFSPSSSIIVAVAVFFLLTGSSSSAQLSESFYSKKCPKLFAAVEPVVKVAVAKERRIGASILRLFFHDCFVDGCDGSLLLDDTSTFRGEKTAAPNNNSVRGFEVIDAIKSKVEKLCPGVVSCADILAIAARDSVVLLGGPSWKVKLGRRDSRTANFTAANTGVIPAPTSNLTNLISTFQAQGLSAKDMVALSGGHTIGRSRCTSFRNHIYNESNIDSTFAKAKQRNCPKASGSGDNNLAVLDVRTPNHFDNNYFKNLIIKRGLLHSDQELFNGGSTNSLVRAYSKNGKAFRSDFVTAMIKMGNNKPLTGSKGEIRKNCRRLN encoded by the exons ATGGCACAATCTCCTTCTCATTCTGCTTCTTTCtctccatcatcatcaattATTGTTGCAGTTGCtgtgttttttcttttaacAGGGTCCTCTTCTTCAGCTCAACTCTCTGAGAGCTTCTATTCTAAGAAATGTCCTAAGCTTTTTGCAGCTGTGGAACCTGTTGTTAAGGTTGCTGTCGCCAAAGAGCGTCGCATAGGAGCATCTATCCTTCGCCTCTTCTTCCATGACTGCTTTGTGGAT GGTTGTGATGGGTCATTACTGCTTGATGACACTTCAACCTTCAGAGGAGAAAAAACTGCAGCTCCAAACAACAATTCAGTGAGAGGTTTTGAAGTAATTGACGCTATCAAGTCTAAGGTGGAGAAATTATGCCCTGGTGTTGTGTCCTGTGCTGATATCTTGGCCATTGCTGCTCGTGACTCTGTTGTCCTT CTTGGAGGACCTTCTTGGAAGGTAAAACTTGGAAGAAGGGATTCTAGGACAGCCAACTTCACTGCTGCAAACACTGGTGTGATTCCAGCTCCCACTTCTAACCTCACCAACCTTATCTCAACTTTTCAAGCTCAAGGGCTTTCTGCCAAAGACATGGTTGCTTTATCTG GAGGTCACACAATAGGGAGATCAAGGTGTACCAGTTTCAGAAACCACATATACAATGAAAGCAACATTGACAGTACATTTGCTAAGGCCAAGCAGAGGAACTGTCCCAAAGCTTCTGGCTCTGGAGACAACAACCTTGCTGTTCTTGACGTGAGAACTCCTAATCACTTTGACAACAACTACTTCAAGAACCTCATCATCAAAAGGGGACTCCTACACTCTGATCAAGAACTCTTCAATGGTGGCTCCACTAATTCACTGGTTAGAGCTTACAGCAAGAATGGTAAGGCCTTCCGTTCTGACTTTGTTACTGCAATGATTAAGATGGGAAACAACAAGCCCTTAACTGGATCAAAAGGGGAGATTAGGAAGAACTGCAGGAGACTCAATTAG